CTGATTCATCAAGCCCGAAGCGAGCGCCTCCGTGTAGCCGATATCTTCTTCTACCCCAGTCTGGTACACATGCCTGATCACAAACGGTCGCCCCAGTTCCAGCCATGCATCCGGGCTATCGAGCTCGCCTTGCAATACTTTTACAGGCAAGCGCAAATAGACCATGTTTTTATCATCCAGCGCCCGGTCGAAGTACCCTTGCTCATAATCCCAGTTGGATAATGTAAAATGCGGCTGAAGCGATTCACGAAAATAGCCAAATGTCGCCCGGGTGCCTGGCAAGCTACTGTTTATTTGTTTCATCGTTAATCCCTGCCTTTCTTATCCTGCGAGAAACGTCCACCGTTTTGTTCGTAGTGTGTGACAAAAGGCGAGGTTGTACTCTCACATCTACAAAAAGCAGCAAGCCTCCTAAGCCTTAATGGCCTTGAGAGGCTTGTAACTTCCCCACCATTAAATCAAGACAATGGTCAGGAGCGTAAAGAGCGCCAATGGAATGATTTTACGTCCGTTCCGGCATCTTTTCCGTCTTCTTCCTTGAACTTTTGGCAAAACATAGGGTGGTGGGGGTGGGGGTGGCGGACAAAAAAATGGCGGATACGGCGGGAACGGTGGAAATGGCGAAATATTTTGCTCCCAAGGACTCACCTGTGGCTTCTGCTCACTATAAGGACTGACTTGGGGTGGACGATTGCTGCTGCTATACGGGCTGACTTGGGGGGCGGGACGATTACTGCTGCTATATGGGCTGACCCGTGAGTTGTTGGAGCTGCCAAAAGGACTGACCTGACCGTATGGATTGTACTCATCGCCGTAGGGACTTGCCTGCGAAAAGTATGGATTGCCTCCATAAGGACTGAGATCGCCATAGGGAGGATAACCTGCATACGGATTATAGCTCACATACTGAAAGTAATAATCAGGATATTGCCCCCATCCTCCATACGGCTGCCGATTGGCCACTTCCATTACTTGATAAGGGTTGTAGTCCTCATAGTTCTCATCGTTTTCATAATCATACTCTTCGAAAACTTCTTCTTCCTCCGCATCCTGGTCTACGACTTCTACGTATACGTTCTGATCGTCATAATCGACAATGACGCCTTCAAACACTTGCCCGTCAATCGCTTCGATGCG
The window above is part of the Brevibacillus antibioticus genome. Proteins encoded here:
- a CDS encoding YugN-like family protein; protein product: MKQINSSLPGTRATFGYFRESLQPHFTLSNWDYEQGYFDRALDDKNMVYLRLPVKVLQGELDSPDAWLELGRPFVIRHVYQTGVEEDIGYTEALASGLMNQFQEPVDKDAQIDSRWIRKAEAIVKELENRLA